The Candidatus Methylomirabilota bacterium DNA segment GTGGTCCAGCAGGCGCTGTTCACCAGCCAAGGCCGCGGCGCCACGGGCGGGCTCCTGCGGGGCGTCGATCTCGCGTCGCCGACCGTCCGGGCGCAGCTCGCGGGCGAGGTCAAGACTGGAAGCCTCGACCCGCTGCTGCGGGTATCGGGGGAGCCCGCCCTCCTGCTGGGACGAGAGCTCGCGAGGACGCTCGGCGTTGTTCCCGGCGATCACCTAACGCTCATCTCGCCCGAGAGCGCCATGACGGGGGTCGGCCTCGTTCCCAAGATGCGGCGATTCGAGGTGGCGGGTTATGTCGAGGTGGGGCTGTACGAGTACGACGCCTCATTGGCCTACACCGGGATCGCGGCTGCCCAGGAGTTCGCAGGGCTCGGCGACCGGGTCTCCGGGGTCGAGGTGAAGCTCGACGACCCCTTCGATGCCAAGAAGATCGGCCGGCGAATCGCCGCGGTCGTCGGGCCCGGGCTCTGGATCCGCGATTGGATGGGGATGAACCGCAACCTCTTCGCGGCGCTCCAGCTCGAGAAGCTGGCGCTCTTCGTCATCGTCACGATCATCGTGCTGGTCGCGGGCTTCGCGATCATCGGCCACCTGATCCTGCTCGTGGCGGAGAAGCGCAAGGAGATCGGCATCCTCAAGGCCATGGGCGCGAGCGCGGGAAGCATCGGGAGCGTC contains these protein-coding regions:
- a CDS encoding FtsX-like permease family protein: MPGRGLPFELFLALRYLRARGQRANFSLFVWIGVGGVFLGVSALIVVLAVMTGFQDGIKDRIIAANPHILVVERGGRGVAGASEVASRVRSIRGVLSATPFVVQQALFTSQGRGATGGLLRGVDLASPTVRAQLAGEVKTGSLDPLLRVSGEPALLLGRELARTLGVVPGDHLTLISPESAMTGVGLVPKMRRFEVAGYVEVGLYEYDASLAYTGIAAAQEFAGLGDRVSGVEVKLDDPFDAKKIGRRIAAVVGPGLWIRDWMGMNRNLFAALQLEKLALFVIVTIIVLVAGFAIIGHLILLVAEKRKEIGILKAMGASAGSIGSVFLAAGMAIGLVGTVAGSLFGLALIWVQNTYKIIRLAGDVYQIDHLPMKLTGLDFALVTSATLLISFLATLSPARRAARLDPIEVLRYE